A portion of the Candidatus Pristimantibacillus lignocellulolyticus genome contains these proteins:
- a CDS encoding ROK family protein, with translation MSDQRLTSQHTKLTIVGGIRSVLLAQGNATKIELSQKLDISFPTISKFLALMESKGEVVSVGFDTSSGGRRAKRYTYNSNYMLGLAIILEKSETSYTVFNCLGDVIEQGSTDSILMKEVSHLITFISNKKEFHPTIQTVSIGVPGAVDNGKAFYIQGYEHYQNVDLKQLVEEQLSIATVVENDMNAAVIGYMAQRKSSEDVSMFYLYLGQNGPGAGIVVNGRIVRGKTFFSGEVQFIPQYNEQTFLEALITEETEATKNLHIDKRIDAISRLVGTVTSILNPHYFILCEEEIDTSMLQQITEQSAVYVPKEHLPLLASSNLKHDYLSGLQSLGLSVLMSQRIED, from the coding sequence GTGAGCGATCAACGACTTACTTCGCAACATACGAAATTAACTATTGTAGGTGGTATTCGGTCTGTATTGTTAGCACAAGGAAATGCTACGAAGATTGAATTGAGCCAGAAGCTAGACATTAGTTTTCCGACGATAAGCAAATTTCTCGCTCTAATGGAAAGTAAAGGTGAAGTAGTATCTGTTGGATTTGATACATCTAGTGGGGGCAGAAGAGCAAAGCGATACACCTATAATTCGAATTACATGCTAGGGTTAGCTATCATTTTGGAGAAAAGCGAAACGAGTTATACCGTTTTTAATTGCTTAGGAGATGTTATTGAGCAAGGTAGTACAGATAGTATTCTCATGAAAGAGGTATCACATTTAATAACGTTTATTAGCAATAAAAAAGAGTTCCATCCAACCATTCAGACGGTATCGATTGGAGTTCCTGGTGCGGTTGATAATGGGAAAGCATTTTATATCCAAGGGTATGAACATTATCAAAATGTTGATTTGAAGCAGTTAGTGGAGGAGCAATTATCGATAGCTACTGTCGTTGAAAATGATATGAATGCTGCAGTTATCGGTTATATGGCACAGCGAAAATCGAGTGAAGATGTATCAATGTTTTATTTGTATCTAGGGCAGAATGGACCTGGGGCAGGTATCGTTGTTAATGGTCGTATTGTACGTGGGAAAACGTTCTTCTCGGGGGAAGTTCAATTTATTCCACAATATAATGAGCAAACCTTCTTAGAAGCATTAATAACCGAAGAAACTGAAGCGACAAAAAACTTACACATAGATAAGCGAATAGATGCGATTAGTCGATTAGTAGGAACAGTTACATCGATCTTAAATCCTCATTATTTTATTTTGTGTGAAGAGGAAATCGACACTTCTATGCTTCAACAAATTACTGAGCAAAGTGCGGTGTACGTACCGAAAGAACATCTTCCATTATTAGCCTCAAGTAACTTGAAACATGATTATTTGAGTGGATTACAGAGTTTGGGATTAAGTGTATTGATGTCGCAACGAATAGAAGACTAA
- a CDS encoding MFS transporter — protein sequence MATFFLIIIYLAFISLGLPDSLLGSAWPVMRGDLNASLGTAGIISMVIAGSTIVSSLFSGVIIERFGTGKVTLVSCLLTAVALLGFSWSPSLIWLIICAIPLGIGAGAVDAGLNNYVALHYKAHHMSWLHCFWGVGATLGPIIMASFIAEDKVWRQGYFTVACIQFILVVIIFVSLPLWDKVAKKSMANKAEAQSEGTNEELEQHAKTKKPWQIKGVKLAMLTFLFYCGIEASMGLWGSSFLVNMKGLPAATAAQWVSWFYIGITVGRMITGFITFAMSSRMLIRYGQLIALVGAILLVLPLPSIISLIGFMIVGLGLAPIFPCMLHETPARFGKKNAQSIMGFQMAAAYTGSTLVPPLLGLLATNINIGIFPIFITIFAIAMLLCTEQLNRFIAKLRVSVR from the coding sequence ATGGCAACGTTTTTTCTTATTATTATTTATTTAGCTTTTATTAGTTTGGGTTTGCCCGATTCATTACTAGGATCTGCATGGCCTGTCATGCGAGGAGATCTCAATGCATCATTAGGTACAGCGGGCATTATTTCTATGGTTATTGCAGGAAGTACGATTGTATCTAGTTTATTCAGTGGTGTCATTATCGAGCGGTTTGGTACAGGTAAAGTGACATTAGTGAGTTGCCTACTGACAGCAGTAGCTTTACTCGGATTTTCATGGTCACCTTCGCTTATTTGGCTAATCATTTGTGCGATTCCACTTGGTATTGGAGCGGGTGCTGTAGATGCTGGTCTTAATAACTATGTAGCGCTCCATTACAAGGCACATCATATGAGTTGGTTGCACTGTTTTTGGGGTGTAGGTGCGACATTAGGTCCAATTATTATGGCTTCGTTTATTGCTGAAGATAAAGTTTGGAGACAAGGCTATTTCACGGTTGCTTGTATTCAATTCATTCTTGTTGTTATAATATTCGTTTCTTTGCCACTGTGGGATAAAGTAGCGAAAAAAAGTATGGCTAATAAGGCAGAAGCTCAAAGCGAAGGAACAAACGAAGAGCTTGAGCAACATGCAAAGACGAAAAAACCATGGCAAATCAAAGGGGTTAAACTAGCAATGTTAACCTTCTTATTCTACTGTGGAATTGAAGCTAGTATGGGATTATGGGGTAGTAGTTTTCTTGTAAATATGAAAGGCTTACCTGCAGCAACAGCAGCACAGTGGGTATCTTGGTTTTATATAGGCATTACAGTAGGCAGAATGATTACTGGATTTATTACATTCGCAATGAGTAGCCGAATGTTAATTAGATATGGTCAGTTGATTGCTTTAGTAGGTGCTATATTACTTGTATTACCGTTACCTTCTATCATTTCTCTGATTGGCTTTATGATTGTAGGGTTAGGATTAGCACCAATATTCCCATGTATGTTGCATGAGACACCTGCACGCTTTGGGAAAAAGAATGCGCAGTCAATTATGGGATTCCAGATGGCTGCTGCTTATACGGGTAGTACATTAGTTCCTCCGCTACTAGGATTGCTGGCAACCAATATAAATATCGGAATTTTCCCTATATTTATTACGATATTTGCAATAGCGATGTTATTGTGTACGGAGCAGCTAAATCGTTTTATAGCAAAGCTGCGTGTAAGTGTAAGATAG
- a CDS encoding tetratricopeptide repeat protein, with translation MTDNQQQRYRFSEAPIWGLNRSYYEEEGLKAWNNDQVPQYITSNPMIATVYAEMIFGLLQDQANKGNITEPVVIVELGAGAGRLAYHVLVELCKLRDFAGIVLPPFRYVMTDLAMNNVIAWKEHPALQDFIAEGIVDFAKFDAVNDTELNLVASNITISAGELQQPLIIVANYFFDGIPQELLYVGDGHIYEADVFVDYPEQADSLKPSEVLDQLSLRYEYRLTPEYEQEDFPYRNVIATYQEQLEDSHILWPSSGFKCLERLNDLTQSGFVLITADKGDNLLDSFKFAEPPELVLHGAFSFTANYHAFVQAYEESGAMVLFPPHHYKNLNVGCFINVDNPMSYTNTRLAYHRFVERFGPEEFFSLKEWVDHRIDTMGIQQILSFWRLGGYDAEFFIQSARQISSLLPDANDEELADLASGIQIMWSSYYVMEQKYDLALDAGLILFEMDMYEQSKYFLEISVNSDEDEIVSTVYYGLAVCCFEMELAEEGLEYTRKLLELEPDNEDAMAIIKSFE, from the coding sequence GCACCAATATGGGGACTTAACCGAAGTTACTATGAAGAAGAAGGACTTAAGGCATGGAATAATGACCAAGTTCCTCAATATATAACGAGTAACCCTATGATCGCAACCGTATATGCAGAAATGATCTTTGGCTTACTGCAAGATCAGGCGAATAAAGGAAACATTACTGAGCCAGTTGTGATCGTTGAGTTAGGTGCAGGAGCTGGCCGACTTGCGTATCATGTGCTTGTAGAGCTATGTAAGTTAAGAGATTTTGCAGGGATAGTACTACCACCATTCCGCTATGTTATGACGGATTTGGCGATGAATAACGTTATAGCATGGAAGGAACATCCTGCACTGCAAGATTTCATTGCGGAAGGTATTGTGGACTTCGCAAAATTCGATGCTGTTAATGACACTGAGCTGAATTTAGTTGCATCAAACATTACGATTAGTGCAGGAGAACTGCAGCAGCCATTAATTATTGTGGCCAATTACTTCTTTGACGGTATTCCACAAGAATTGCTTTATGTTGGTGACGGTCATATATATGAAGCAGATGTGTTTGTTGATTATCCAGAACAGGCGGATTCACTTAAACCATCAGAAGTATTGGATCAACTATCTTTACGTTATGAGTATCGTCTCACACCGGAGTATGAACAAGAAGATTTCCCATATCGTAATGTCATTGCCACATATCAGGAGCAATTAGAAGATTCACATATTCTATGGCCATCATCTGGCTTCAAATGTTTAGAACGTCTGAACGATCTAACTCAGTCAGGATTTGTATTAATAACCGCGGACAAAGGAGATAATCTCTTAGATAGCTTTAAATTTGCAGAACCGCCAGAGTTGGTTCTCCATGGAGCATTTTCATTTACAGCTAACTACCATGCTTTTGTACAAGCTTATGAAGAGAGTGGAGCAATGGTGTTATTTCCTCCTCATCACTATAAAAATTTAAATGTTGGATGCTTTATTAATGTGGACAATCCAATGAGTTATACGAATACAAGATTAGCGTATCATAGATTTGTTGAACGATTTGGTCCAGAAGAATTTTTCAGTTTGAAAGAATGGGTAGATCATCGAATTGATACGATGGGTATACAGCAGATTTTAAGCTTCTGGCGTTTGGGTGGATACGATGCGGAATTTTTCATTCAAAGTGCTAGGCAGATTTCAAGTTTATTGCCAGATGCCAACGATGAAGAATTAGCTGATCTTGCAAGTGGGATACAAATTATGTGGTCTTCGTACTATGTGATGGAGCAAAAGTACGACTTGGCACTCGATGCAGGATTAATACTATTTGAGATGGACATGTATGAGCAGTCGAAATATTTCTTAGAAATATCGGTTAACTCAGACGAAGATGAGATTGTCTCAACGGTATATTACGGTCTAGCAGTTTGCTGCTTCGAAATGGAATTAGCTGAAGAGGGATTAGAATATACGAGAAAATTACTTGAACTTGAGCCTGATAATGAAGATGCAATGGCGATCATCAAGAGTTTTGAGTAA